The following are encoded together in the Thermomonas brevis genome:
- a CDS encoding Gfo/Idh/MocA family protein yields MKRRDFLISTAAAGVAAATFSPAFAKGRGGDKLRVAMIGTGLRGQSQLGPILSRDDVELVAICDTQQVMLGHALANIDKAGRRKPKVYGGNGDANAWKALLAQKGIDAVFIVTPWEWHAPMAIAAMEAGVAVGCEVVAGITLQDHWDVLRAQQRTGTPYMLLENVCYRRDVMAVLQMVRAGLFGELVHMQAGYQHDLRGVKFNSGNPDEPYGSGVEFGAKGFSEAQWRTQHSIDRNGELYPSHGIGPCAMYANIHRGNRFTHINAFATKARGLHDYILKHPKGGPDHPNAKVQFKLGDVVTTTLRCENGETIILQHDTSLPRPYSLGFRVQGTDGLWMDVNKSIHIEGRSPPHKWEDAQAYYDQYDHPLWRKYADKAAGAGHGGMDWFVVHAFIEAVKASAPMPIDIYDAVAWSAITPLSEQSIAEDYRTLAFPDFTEGKWKSRRPIFALDDRY; encoded by the coding sequence ATGAAACGACGCGACTTCCTGATCTCCACCGCCGCCGCCGGCGTGGCCGCCGCCACCTTCTCGCCCGCCTTCGCCAAGGGCCGCGGCGGCGACAAGCTGCGGGTGGCGATGATCGGCACCGGCCTGCGCGGGCAGTCGCAGCTCGGCCCGATCCTGAGCCGCGACGACGTGGAGCTGGTCGCCATCTGCGACACCCAGCAGGTGATGCTGGGCCACGCGCTGGCGAACATCGACAAGGCCGGCCGGCGCAAGCCGAAGGTGTACGGCGGCAACGGCGACGCCAACGCCTGGAAGGCGCTGCTGGCGCAAAAGGGCATCGACGCGGTGTTCATCGTCACGCCGTGGGAATGGCACGCGCCGATGGCCATCGCGGCGATGGAGGCCGGCGTCGCGGTGGGCTGCGAGGTCGTGGCCGGCATCACCCTGCAGGACCACTGGGACGTGCTGCGCGCGCAGCAGCGCACCGGCACGCCGTACATGCTGCTGGAGAACGTCTGCTACCGCCGCGACGTGATGGCGGTGCTGCAGATGGTGCGCGCCGGCCTGTTCGGGGAACTCGTCCACATGCAGGCCGGCTACCAGCACGACCTGCGCGGGGTGAAGTTCAATTCCGGCAATCCGGACGAGCCCTACGGCAGCGGCGTCGAGTTCGGCGCCAAGGGCTTTTCCGAGGCGCAGTGGCGCACGCAGCATTCCATCGACCGCAACGGCGAGCTGTACCCCAGCCACGGCATCGGCCCCTGCGCGATGTACGCCAACATCCACCGCGGCAACCGCTTCACCCACATCAATGCGTTCGCCACCAAGGCGCGCGGGCTGCACGACTACATCCTCAAGCACCCGAAGGGCGGCCCGGACCATCCGAACGCCAAGGTGCAGTTCAAGCTCGGCGACGTGGTCACCACCACGCTGCGCTGCGAGAACGGCGAGACGATCATCCTCCAGCACGACACCTCGCTGCCGCGCCCGTACTCGCTGGGCTTCCGCGTGCAGGGCACCGACGGGCTGTGGATGGACGTCAACAAATCGATCCACATCGAAGGCAGGAGCCCGCCGCACAAGTGGGAAGACGCGCAGGCGTACTACGACCAGTACGACCATCCGCTGTGGCGCAAATACGCCGACAAGGCCGCCGGCGCCGGCCACGGCGGCATGGACTGGTTCGTGGTGCACGCCTTCATCGAGGCGGTGAAGGCGAGCGCGCCGATGCCGATCGATATCTACGATGCAGTCGCGTGGAGCGCGATCACGCCGCTGTCGGAGCAGTCGATCGCCGAGGACTACCGGACGCTGGCCTTCCCCGACTTCACCGAAGGCAAGTGGAAGTCGCGCCGGCCGATCTTCGCGCTGGACGACCGCTACTGA
- a CDS encoding TIM-barrel domain-containing protein: MVAALAVALLALAQPVCAASVGALRTVAPVAAADGAQAWQIATDTGAVLRIDVLRADLIRVQAGRDGRLVPAGDKAAPIVLPQPAGNVTATLEQDAGELRIRTDALVLHIQRAPLRLSLARIENGRAIPLWHELQPLDLAKEQSVQVLSSDAGEQFYGGGQQNGRFAFKGRELPISYSGGWEDGDRPSPAPMLLSSHGWGMLRNTWSDGNYDLREPEAATLLHQEDRFDAYYFVGADLHALLDRYTALTGRAGLLPRWALSYGDADCYNDGDNRKKPGTVPAGWSDGPTGTTPDVIDSVAKQYREHDMPGGWILPNDGYGCGYTDLPKVVQGLAKYGFRTGLWTENGVDKIAWEVGKAGTRVQKLDVAWTGKGYQFAMDANKSAFDGLRDNSDSRPFLWTVMGWAGIQRYAVAWTGDQSGSWDYIRWHIPTLIGSGLSGYAYATGDVDGIFGGSAETFTRDLQWKAFTPVLMGMSGWSANERKHPWAFDEPYRSINRDYLKLKMRLTPYMYGLAREAADTGAPIVRGLMWDYPADPQAQGEAHKDQFLLGRDLLVAPVYRSQAASRGWRRGIHLPQGRWFDYWDGRQVTAGAQGRDLDRKVDLATLPVFVRAGAILPMYPAMLFDGEKPLDEVTFDLYPQGESQYVLYEDDGNTRRFEQGESSTQAVAMSAPAQGSGEVRVRIDAVQGSYAGQLPQRRYALRVLARNAPKSVELDGRALPQLTDRAAFDAANEGWYFDASERHGSVHVRTAPVDIRSALAFRIDLPAAKDGADDVFPAAPEQGRALPPDGLLVVNRPAEEPGHPLENAFDDDPATWFRTVRDQAVRTGAHEWTVAFSERKLIDGVELAPRNDKNWKHGQVRDYEVYVADSNGEWGEPIAAGRLKLEQGLQRIDFALHAGRLLRFRVLSVQNPDGDGASALDPMVTAAQGDAARAVDALQPRDVGPIALSTFHVLEHREDERPPQQRYLSELAMPAALANAVARDKAFGGGADMRMNGLQFRRGLGVGADSRIELKLDGGWRLLRADLGIDDTCRAAGGMRFQVWGDGRLLYDSGLVKAPGVVKPELDVRDLRALSLRTLGAQSPQVCGNWANAVLIGQEGDAASLVSP; the protein is encoded by the coding sequence TTGGTCGCCGCGCTGGCGGTGGCCTTGCTGGCGCTGGCGCAGCCGGTCTGCGCCGCCTCGGTCGGCGCGCTGCGCACGGTCGCGCCGGTCGCCGCCGCCGACGGCGCGCAGGCCTGGCAGATCGCCACCGACACCGGCGCGGTGCTGCGCATCGACGTGCTGCGGGCCGACCTGATCCGCGTGCAGGCCGGCCGCGACGGCAGGCTGGTGCCGGCCGGCGACAAGGCCGCGCCCATCGTGCTGCCGCAGCCGGCGGGCAACGTGACAGCCACGCTGGAGCAAGACGCCGGCGAGCTGCGCATCCGCACCGACGCGCTGGTGCTGCACATCCAGCGCGCGCCGCTGCGGTTGTCGCTTGCGCGCATCGAAAACGGCAGGGCGATCCCGCTGTGGCATGAGTTGCAACCGCTCGACCTCGCGAAAGAGCAGAGCGTGCAGGTGCTGTCCAGCGACGCCGGCGAACAGTTCTACGGCGGCGGCCAGCAGAACGGCCGCTTCGCCTTCAAGGGCCGCGAGCTGCCGATCTCCTACTCCGGTGGCTGGGAAGACGGCGACCGCCCCAGCCCCGCGCCGATGCTGCTCAGCTCGCACGGCTGGGGCATGCTGCGCAACACGTGGAGCGATGGCAATTACGACCTGCGTGAACCTGAAGCCGCCACGCTGCTGCACCAGGAAGACCGCTTCGACGCCTACTACTTCGTCGGCGCCGACCTGCACGCGCTGCTCGACCGCTACACCGCGCTGACCGGCCGCGCCGGCCTGCTGCCGCGCTGGGCGCTCTCCTACGGCGACGCCGATTGCTACAACGATGGCGACAACAGGAAGAAGCCGGGCACCGTGCCCGCCGGTTGGAGCGACGGTCCCACCGGCACCACGCCGGACGTGATCGATTCCGTGGCGAAGCAGTACCGCGAGCACGACATGCCCGGCGGCTGGATCCTGCCCAACGACGGCTACGGCTGCGGCTACACCGACCTGCCGAAGGTCGTGCAGGGGCTGGCGAAGTACGGCTTCCGCACCGGGCTGTGGACCGAGAACGGCGTCGACAAGATCGCCTGGGAGGTCGGCAAGGCCGGCACCCGCGTGCAGAAGCTCGACGTGGCCTGGACCGGCAAGGGCTATCAGTTCGCGATGGACGCCAACAAGTCGGCGTTCGACGGCCTGCGCGACAACTCCGATTCGCGCCCGTTCCTGTGGACGGTGATGGGTTGGGCCGGCATCCAGCGCTACGCGGTGGCGTGGACCGGCGACCAGAGCGGCAGCTGGGACTACATCCGCTGGCACATCCCGACGCTGATCGGCTCCGGCCTGTCCGGCTACGCGTATGCGACCGGCGACGTGGACGGCATCTTCGGCGGCAGCGCGGAAACCTTCACCCGCGACCTGCAATGGAAGGCGTTCACCCCGGTGCTGATGGGCATGTCCGGCTGGTCGGCGAACGAGCGCAAGCATCCGTGGGCGTTCGACGAACCCTACCGCAGCATCAACCGCGACTACCTGAAGCTGAAGATGCGGCTGACGCCGTACATGTACGGGCTGGCGCGCGAGGCCGCCGACACCGGCGCGCCGATCGTGCGCGGGCTGATGTGGGACTACCCGGCCGATCCGCAGGCGCAAGGCGAAGCGCACAAGGACCAGTTCCTGCTCGGCCGCGACCTGCTGGTCGCGCCGGTCTACCGCAGCCAGGCCGCGAGCCGCGGCTGGCGGCGCGGCATCCACCTGCCGCAGGGCCGCTGGTTCGACTACTGGGACGGCCGGCAGGTCACGGCGGGTGCGCAGGGCCGCGACCTCGATCGCAAAGTCGACCTGGCGACGCTGCCGGTGTTCGTGCGCGCCGGCGCGATCCTCCCGATGTATCCGGCGATGCTGTTCGACGGCGAGAAGCCGCTCGACGAGGTGACCTTCGACCTGTATCCGCAGGGCGAGTCGCAGTACGTGCTGTACGAGGACGACGGCAACACGCGCAGGTTCGAGCAGGGCGAGTCCAGCACTCAGGCCGTCGCGATGTCCGCGCCGGCGCAGGGCAGCGGCGAGGTGCGCGTGCGCATCGACGCGGTACAGGGTAGCTATGCGGGCCAATTGCCGCAGCGCCGCTACGCGCTGCGCGTGCTCGCCCGCAATGCGCCCAAGTCCGTCGAGCTCGATGGTCGCGCGCTGCCGCAGCTGACCGACCGCGCCGCCTTCGACGCCGCGAACGAAGGCTGGTACTTCGACGCGAGCGAGCGCCACGGCAGCGTCCACGTGCGCACCGCGCCGGTCGACATCCGCAGCGCGCTCGCGTTCCGCATCGACCTGCCGGCGGCGAAGGATGGCGCCGACGACGTCTTCCCGGCCGCGCCGGAGCAGGGCCGCGCGCTGCCGCCCGACGGCCTGCTGGTGGTCAACCGCCCGGCCGAGGAGCCCGGCCATCCGCTGGAGAACGCCTTCGACGACGACCCGGCCACCTGGTTCCGCACGGTGCGCGACCAGGCCGTGCGCACCGGCGCGCACGAATGGACGGTGGCTTTTAGCGAACGCAAGCTGATCGACGGCGTCGAGCTGGCGCCGCGCAACGACAAGAACTGGAAGCACGGCCAGGTCCGCGACTACGAGGTCTACGTCGCCGACAGCAACGGCGAATGGGGCGAACCCATCGCCGCCGGCCGGCTGAAGCTGGAACAGGGCCTGCAGCGCATCGACTTCGCGCTGCACGCCGGCCGCCTGCTGCGCTTCCGCGTGCTAAGCGTGCAGAACCCGGACGGCGACGGCGCGAGCGCGCTCGATCCGATGGTCACCGCCGCGCAGGGCGACGCGGCGCGCGCGGTCGATGCCTTGCAGCCGCGCGACGTGGGCCCGATCGCGCTGTCCACCTTCCACGTCCTCGAACATCGCGAAGACGAGCGCCCGCCGCAGCAGCGCTATCTCTCCGAGCTGGCGATGCCGGCCGCGCTGGCGAACGCCGTCGCCCGCGACAAGGCGTTCGGCGGCGGCGCGGACATGCGCATGAACGGCCTGCAGTTCCGCCGCGGCCTCGGCGTCGGCGCGGACAGCCGCATCGAGCTGAAGCTGGACGGCGGCTGGCGCCTGCTGCGCGCCGACCTCGGCATCGACGACACCTGCCGCGCCGCCGGCGGCATGCGCTTCCAGGTCTGGGGCGACGGCCGCCTGCTCTACGACAGCGGGCTGGTGAAGGCCCCCGGCGTGGTCAAGCCGGAGCTCGACGTGCGCGACCTGCGCGCGCTGAGCCTGCGCACGCTCGGCGCCCAGTCGCCGCAGGTCTGCGGCAACTGGGCCAACGCCGTCCTGATCGGACAGGAGGGCGACGCTGCCAGTCTCGTTTCGCCCTGA
- a CDS encoding MarR family winged helix-turn-helix transcriptional regulator, whose product MPDHAALELERFLPYRLSVLSNRISGAIAGAYSQRFDLTVTEWRVMAILGRAPDLSANQVAQRTAMDKVAVSRAVARLLESGRLLRSFDDDDRRRSVLRLSEAGYAVYDQIVPMALGFEQQLLGDMPAEQRELLFRLLDRLDELELRAEAGSSYA is encoded by the coding sequence ATGCCCGACCACGCCGCCCTCGAACTCGAACGCTTCCTGCCCTACCGCCTCAGCGTGCTGTCCAACCGGATCAGCGGCGCGATCGCCGGCGCGTATTCGCAGCGCTTCGACCTGACCGTCACCGAATGGCGGGTGATGGCGATCCTGGGCCGCGCGCCCGATCTGTCCGCCAACCAGGTGGCGCAGCGCACCGCGATGGACAAGGTGGCGGTGAGCCGCGCGGTGGCGCGGCTGCTGGAGTCGGGCCGGCTGCTGCGCAGCTTCGACGACGACGACCGCCGCCGCTCGGTGCTGCGGCTGTCGGAAGCGGGCTACGCGGTCTACGACCAGATCGTCCCGATGGCGCTGGGCTTCGAGCAGCAGCTGCTCGGCGACATGCCGGCGGAGCAGCGCGAGCTGCTGTTCCGCCTGCTCGACAGGCTGGACGAACTGGAATTGCGCGCGGAAGCGGGATCGTCGTACGCCTGA
- a CDS encoding DUF6265 family protein: MRKAKAMLGAGLVLAAGAATAAGPEFDWLAGHWCGGSAGRAIDEVWLPEAGGVLLGMSRTVRGGKTESFEFMRIVPAGDDAGFHVQPNGVAPTVFAIAERGERRVRFENAAHDFPNRIEYRREGDALHAWIAGPGRDGKEMRIPFEYRRCGG, translated from the coding sequence ATGCGGAAGGCGAAGGCGATGCTGGGCGCGGGACTGGTGCTGGCGGCGGGCGCGGCCACGGCGGCCGGGCCGGAGTTCGACTGGCTGGCCGGGCATTGGTGCGGCGGCAGCGCGGGCCGGGCGATCGACGAGGTCTGGCTGCCGGAGGCGGGCGGCGTTCTGCTCGGCATGTCGCGCACCGTGCGCGGCGGCAAGACCGAATCGTTCGAGTTCATGCGGATCGTGCCGGCCGGCGACGACGCGGGCTTCCACGTCCAGCCCAACGGCGTGGCGCCGACGGTGTTCGCGATCGCGGAACGCGGCGAGCGGCGCGTCCGCTTCGAGAACGCCGCCCACGATTTCCCCAACCGGATCGAATACCGGCGCGAAGGCGACGCCCTGCACGCGTGGATCGCCGGGCCGGGCCGCGACGGCAAGGAGATGCGGATTCCGTTCGAATATCGCCGCTGCGGCGGATAG
- a CDS encoding TonB-dependent receptor plug domain-containing protein, with protein sequence MSSSRRQHRIALSTLSAALIAALAAGPLYAQQAGTDQDKKDDKVTELERVQVTGSNIKRVDAETASPVQIITAKDIENMGARTLLQVLDNLPAARPAQVDSKSLFTGSDGASQANLRGLGAQGTLVLLNGRRLSYYGAPAGFQTQFVNIDSIPAAAIERMEVLTDGASAVYGTDAVAGVINVITKHTYQGLEVSGIWDTAPRFDSYGEKQASITGGFGDLSEDRYNVYATVNLYQRDGIPLSEWYDKNPAQYYVNNPSYVENLRLGTGSAPGVFNPGYYFAIDPVTKVRRDEAAPGCDNVLAVSSGTRCIWQTWLNNEINGGAESKRMTAYVNAHFLLGESTEGFAEATFTDIDLRANGGTPRAYGTTTGNPQSWFSRNTGTTVNQFLTPWLGPNNEYNHASPELRAMNGGVVGLSYLLQDVGGNHFGQRNTDQSYRFLAGLRGALGEDWSWETAFATAGSHSVTYQTTNVNIDGFIKAFGPFTIDPGTGRVIISDHPAYKFGEISDANAALIREAFPTFDIQSWTRLHTLDGKIEGPLFNLPAGEVRAAFGFNISRESFFTPGNEDAANGKITQQGGSWFDGKRTTYALFGEAVAPLTEKLELDAALRVDKYPNFSANVAPKIGLKYQMLPELVLRGTYSQGFRAPSLAESGTGGVYAQIGGYRDETRCAETNAIANLLRQSQRQTDKDLGNSLYNSDCSRNVARMTQPNQDLAPEKAKIATLGFVFEPAKWLSVSADWWFVYRRNEIVAPDYSNEEEIIAKTRFPITETDLANLAALAAMCNDPASGVTCPSVLPSYSIGNVASVIGQYKNRGRTLIDGFDVDARSRFDLGEWGRLNIGVAATIARRNMYNFDDGEGWYYGNFVGYYNNPRVRATFNADWNYKNWDTGFYINYVGPTKWAWDQIDAQDNNAETCTGGYLDVPASQCDGAPSWWTANLSVNWRPIEKLTLGVTVKNLFNRLPFYDPNDWMNFPGWTNNFGRVFSVNATYKF encoded by the coding sequence ATGTCTTCCAGCCGCCGCCAACATCGCATCGCCCTGAGCACGCTGTCCGCCGCCCTGATCGCCGCGCTCGCCGCCGGCCCGCTGTACGCGCAGCAGGCCGGAACCGACCAGGACAAGAAGGACGACAAGGTCACCGAACTGGAGCGCGTCCAGGTCACCGGTTCCAACATCAAGCGCGTCGACGCCGAGACCGCCTCGCCGGTGCAGATCATCACCGCCAAGGACATCGAGAACATGGGCGCGCGCACGCTGCTGCAGGTGCTCGACAACCTGCCGGCGGCGCGCCCGGCGCAGGTCGATTCCAAGTCGCTGTTCACCGGCTCGGACGGCGCTTCGCAGGCCAACCTTCGCGGCCTCGGCGCGCAGGGCACGCTGGTGCTGCTGAACGGCCGCCGCCTCTCGTACTACGGCGCGCCGGCCGGCTTCCAGACCCAGTTCGTCAACATCGACTCGATTCCCGCCGCCGCCATCGAGCGCATGGAAGTGCTGACCGACGGCGCCTCTGCCGTGTACGGCACCGACGCGGTGGCCGGCGTCATCAACGTCATCACCAAGCACACCTACCAGGGGCTGGAAGTCAGCGGCATCTGGGACACCGCGCCGCGCTTCGATTCCTACGGCGAGAAGCAGGCCAGCATCACCGGCGGCTTCGGCGACCTGTCCGAGGACCGCTACAACGTCTACGCCACGGTCAACCTGTACCAGCGCGACGGCATCCCGCTGAGCGAGTGGTACGACAAGAACCCGGCGCAGTACTACGTCAACAACCCGAGCTACGTCGAGAACCTGCGCCTCGGCACCGGCAGCGCGCCGGGCGTGTTCAACCCCGGCTACTACTTCGCCATCGACCCGGTGACCAAGGTGCGCCGGGACGAGGCCGCGCCGGGCTGCGACAACGTGCTCGCGGTGTCGAGCGGCACCCGCTGCATCTGGCAGACCTGGCTGAACAACGAGATCAACGGCGGCGCCGAATCCAAGCGCATGACCGCCTACGTCAACGCGCACTTCCTGCTCGGCGAGAGCACCGAGGGCTTCGCCGAGGCCACCTTCACCGACATCGACCTGCGCGCCAACGGCGGCACGCCGCGCGCCTACGGCACCACCACCGGCAACCCGCAGAGCTGGTTCTCGCGCAACACCGGCACCACCGTCAACCAGTTCCTGACCCCGTGGCTGGGCCCGAACAACGAGTACAACCACGCCAGCCCGGAGCTGCGGGCGATGAACGGCGGCGTGGTCGGCCTGAGCTACCTGCTGCAGGACGTGGGCGGCAACCACTTCGGCCAGCGCAACACCGACCAGAGCTACCGCTTCCTGGCCGGCCTGCGCGGCGCGCTCGGCGAGGACTGGAGCTGGGAAACCGCGTTCGCCACCGCCGGCTCGCACTCGGTCACCTACCAGACCACCAACGTCAACATTGACGGCTTCATCAAGGCGTTCGGCCCGTTCACCATCGACCCGGGCACCGGCCGCGTGATCATCTCCGACCACCCGGCATACAAGTTCGGCGAGATCAGCGACGCCAACGCCGCGCTGATCCGCGAGGCGTTCCCGACTTTCGACATCCAGTCGTGGACGCGCCTGCACACCCTGGACGGCAAGATCGAAGGCCCGCTGTTCAACCTGCCGGCGGGCGAGGTGCGCGCGGCGTTCGGCTTCAACATCAGCCGCGAGAGCTTCTTCACCCCCGGCAACGAGGATGCTGCCAACGGCAAGATCACCCAGCAGGGCGGCTCTTGGTTCGACGGCAAGCGCACCACCTACGCGCTGTTCGGCGAGGCGGTGGCGCCGCTGACCGAGAAGCTGGAGCTGGACGCCGCACTGCGCGTGGACAAGTACCCCAACTTCAGCGCCAACGTCGCCCCGAAGATCGGCCTGAAGTACCAGATGCTGCCGGAGCTGGTGCTGCGCGGCACCTATTCGCAGGGCTTCCGCGCGCCCAGCCTGGCCGAATCCGGCACCGGCGGCGTGTACGCGCAGATCGGCGGCTATCGCGACGAAACCCGTTGCGCCGAGACCAACGCGATCGCCAACCTGCTGCGGCAGTCGCAGCGCCAGACCGACAAGGACCTCGGCAATTCGCTGTACAACTCCGACTGCAGCCGCAACGTCGCGCGCATGACCCAGCCGAATCAGGACCTGGCGCCGGAGAAGGCGAAGATCGCGACCCTGGGCTTCGTGTTCGAGCCGGCCAAGTGGCTGTCGGTGTCGGCCGACTGGTGGTTCGTGTACCGCCGCAACGAGATCGTCGCGCCCGACTACTCCAACGAGGAGGAGATCATCGCGAAGACCCGCTTCCCGATCACCGAGACCGACCTCGCCAACCTGGCCGCGCTGGCCGCCATGTGCAACGACCCCGCCAGCGGCGTGACCTGCCCGAGCGTCCTGCCGAGCTACAGCATCGGCAACGTTGCCAGCGTGATCGGCCAGTACAAGAACCGCGGGCGCACCCTGATCGACGGCTTCGACGTGGACGCGCGCAGCCGCTTCGACCTCGGCGAATGGGGCCGCCTGAACATCGGCGTGGCCGCGACCATCGCGCGCCGCAACATGTACAACTTCGACGACGGCGAAGGCTGGTACTACGGCAACTTCGTCGGCTACTACAACAACCCGCGCGTGCGGGCCACGTTCAACGCCGACTGGAACTACAAGAACTGGGACACCGGCTTCTACATCAACTACGTCGGCCCGACCAAGTGGGCCTGGGACCAGATCGACGCGCAGGACAACAACGCGGAGACCTGCACCGGCGGCTATCTGGATGTGCCCGCAAGCCAGTGCGACGGCGCGCCGTCGTGGTGGACGGCCAACCTCAGCGTGAACTGGCGGCCGATCGAGAAGCTGACCCTGGGCGTGACGGTGAAGAACCTGTTCAACCGCCTGCCGTTCTACGACCCGAACGACTGGATGAACTTCCCCGGCTGGACCAACAACTTCGGCCGCGTCTTCAGCGTGAACGCGACCTACAAGTTCTGA
- a CDS encoding SIS domain-containing protein gives MHASPIPDATLWSPPGGQHTAEEIAQQPALWNALADGLERAQAQLDGFLGDWLRDPLRKVIFTGAGSSGFIAEMVADHVNASFPADARAVHTTSLLTHPALYLQRDRPTLLVSFGRSGSSPESVAAVELVRTCVDETRFLDITCNADGELAKRGKDRADTCTLLMPPTSCDRAFAMTSSLTCMLLAALAVFDAAPWPRRLERLRTLAALGHEAATRWEPAVEALTAAGHARVIYLGSGPLEGWSREAALKLLELTAGRVPAFANTPLGFRHGPKSLLDRDTLVVVVRSAQPLARRYERDLLDELRRDGVAGRVLSLGPVVEGDADDVALAVPDLPDPWLAPLWLGFAQRYALRRSAALGFTPDNPFPDGTVNRVVQGVVIHRHD, from the coding sequence ATGCACGCCTCCCCGATCCCCGACGCGACCCTCTGGTCGCCTCCCGGCGGCCAACACACCGCCGAAGAAATCGCCCAGCAGCCCGCCCTCTGGAACGCACTGGCGGACGGACTGGAACGCGCGCAGGCGCAGCTCGACGGCTTCCTCGGCGACTGGCTGCGCGACCCGCTGCGCAAGGTGATCTTCACCGGCGCGGGCAGCTCCGGCTTCATCGCCGAGATGGTCGCCGACCACGTCAACGCGTCGTTCCCCGCCGATGCGCGCGCGGTGCACACCACCAGCCTGCTGACCCATCCGGCGCTGTACCTGCAACGGGACCGCCCGACGCTGCTGGTGTCGTTCGGCCGCAGCGGCTCCAGCCCGGAAAGCGTGGCCGCAGTGGAGCTGGTGCGCACCTGCGTGGACGAAACCCGCTTCCTCGACATCACCTGCAACGCCGACGGCGAGCTGGCGAAACGCGGCAAGGACCGCGCCGATACCTGCACCCTGCTGATGCCGCCGACCAGCTGCGACCGCGCCTTCGCGATGACCAGCAGCCTGACCTGCATGCTGCTGGCGGCGCTCGCCGTGTTCGACGCCGCACCGTGGCCGCGGCGGCTGGAACGGCTGCGCACGCTGGCCGCGCTCGGGCACGAGGCGGCAACGCGGTGGGAGCCCGCGGTCGAGGCGCTGACGGCGGCCGGGCACGCACGCGTGATCTACCTCGGCAGCGGCCCGCTGGAAGGCTGGTCGCGCGAGGCCGCGCTGAAGCTGCTGGAGCTCACCGCCGGCCGCGTGCCCGCCTTCGCCAACACGCCGCTGGGCTTTCGCCACGGTCCGAAGTCGCTGCTCGACCGCGACACGCTGGTGGTGGTGGTGCGCAGCGCGCAGCCGCTGGCGCGCCGCTACGAGCGCGACCTGCTCGACGAATTGCGCCGCGACGGCGTCGCCGGCCGCGTGCTGTCGCTCGGCCCGGTAGTCGAAGGCGATGCCGACGACGTGGCGCTCGCCGTGCCCGACCTGCCCGATCCGTGGCTGGCGCCGCTGTGGCTGGGCTTCGCCCAGCGCTACGCGCTGCGCCGCTCGGCTGCGCTCGGCTTCACCCCCGACAATCCGTTCCCGGACGGCACCGTGAACCGCGTCGTGCAGGGCGTCGTCATCCACCGGCATGATTGA
- a CDS encoding helix-turn-helix domain-containing protein, whose product MDYAEHLPPDDLRRHVQCLWLLRDDAPGDGIQTIWPDGRCELLAELGVPLRFHGADGAVRADQPLCFAAQQLGPIRLQATGPVLCLGLRLAPACSGLVAGKRLPALRDHAPDLHTLDAAFAGAFRAAAQTVVDSGSPEPLWALLRERCAGFAPDPLAERAVELLDGADGDLRIAELAERLGVGLRTLQARFLDGVGMTPKEYARVRRLQALLRTLDAERAGIADAAARHGYSDQAHATHDLQRWTGITPARLVRALRGDPDGDDALQLAAAFVRGASAQ is encoded by the coding sequence ATGGACTACGCCGAACACCTTCCGCCGGACGATCTACGCCGCCACGTGCAGTGCCTGTGGCTGCTGCGCGACGACGCGCCGGGCGACGGCATCCAGACGATCTGGCCCGACGGCCGCTGCGAGCTGCTGGCCGAACTCGGCGTGCCGCTGCGCTTCCACGGCGCCGACGGCGCGGTCCGCGCCGACCAGCCGCTGTGCTTCGCCGCGCAGCAGCTCGGCCCGATCCGCCTGCAGGCGACCGGCCCGGTGCTGTGCCTGGGCCTGCGGCTGGCGCCGGCGTGCAGCGGGCTGGTCGCGGGCAAGCGGCTGCCGGCGCTGCGCGACCACGCGCCCGACCTGCACACGCTGGATGCCGCGTTCGCCGGCGCGTTCCGCGCCGCCGCGCAGACCGTCGTCGATTCCGGTTCGCCCGAACCGCTATGGGCGCTGCTGCGCGAACGCTGCGCCGGCTTCGCGCCCGACCCGCTGGCGGAACGGGCCGTCGAGCTCCTCGACGGCGCGGACGGCGACCTGCGCATCGCCGAACTGGCGGAGCGGCTCGGCGTCGGCCTGCGCACGCTGCAGGCGCGCTTCCTCGACGGCGTCGGCATGACGCCGAAGGAATACGCCCGCGTACGCCGCCTGCAGGCGCTGCTGCGCACGCTCGATGCGGAGCGCGCCGGCATCGCCGACGCCGCCGCGCGCCACGGCTACAGCGATCAGGCGCACGCCACCCACGACCTGCAGCGCTGGACCGGCATCACCCCGGCCCGGCTGGTGCGCGCGCTGCGCGGCGATCCGGACGGCGACGACGCGCTGCAGCTGGCCGCCGCGTTCGTGCGCGGCGCGTCGGCTCAGTAG